The genomic window TCATCCTCCGGCTGGGGACGCAGAGCGACGGCGCCGGCCGCCTGCTGGTCGAGGCGATCTGGTATCTGCTGCCCAACCTCTCCGCCACCGCCCTGCGCGACCGGGTATGGCAGGCCGACCCCATCGCGGGCGGAACGGTGGCGCTCATCCTGCTCTATGGAGCCACGGAGGCGGCGCTGCTGCTGACGGCGGGCGCACTGCTGCACGCCCGCCGACCGGTGGAGTCGTAGGCGGCATGAGGAACGACCCGCTGCGCCGGCCGCTGCCCGCCATCCTGCTGCTTCTCACCCTCTTCTTCGTCTCCTCGGCCGCGCGCATCGCATGGATCGCCCACCAGCAGAACCGGCTGGCCCACGATGCGCTGCTACGGCACGACACCCGCCGGGCGATCATCCACTTCGAGCGGTCGATCCACGCCTGGCTGCCGTTCCTCTCCAACCCCGCATGCACCGAACTGCCGCGCCTGCTCCACCGGATCGAGCGGGAGCGGCCGGAGCTGGCCCTGGAGGGGTGGCGCAGGCTGCGCGGCGCCATCAAATCGACCCGCAACATCTTCGGCCAACCCAACCGCACGCTGCTCGCCGAGGCCAACCGGCACATCGCCCGCCTGGCGGCGCGTACCGACAAGGAGCATCGCATGACGCCGCAGGCGATCGAACGGGAGCTGACAGGCCTGCTGGCCAGAGAGCCCAGGGATGTAAACCGGTTCTGGGGAGTGGTGCAGTTCCTGTTGCTGCTGGCCTGGGTCGGCCTGGGCTGCCGGCTGATCTGGCTCTGGCCGCGGCAAGCGCTCCACCGGCGGATGCGGCTGCTCGCCGCAGCCGTCGGCTGCTGGATCGGCTGGCTGGGGGCGCTCTATCTCGCCGGATAAGCGCCGCGCCCTGCCGCGCCACCCCCTCGCCCCGGCGCTGCTGTTCTGGGGCGGTGCCACCATCGCCGGAGTGGTGCCGCCTTTTTCACGCGATGCGCTCAACAGCCATCTGGTCCTGCCCGGACTGTGGCGGCAGCACGGCCTGTTGTGGCGAGACCCCTGGCTCGCCTTCACCGCCTATCCGCCGCTGGCCGACCTCCCCTACCTCCTCTTCGCGCACCGCCCCTGGGACATCTTGGCCTCCTGCTGGCATGCCACAGGCGCCCTGGCCACCCTGCTGCTGCTGGATCGGTCGATGCGCAACACCGGCGCCTCCGACGGCGCACGCCGCTGGACCGCGCTGCTCTGGTCGACCATGCCGACCGTCGTCGCACTCTGCGGTTGGGCCTACGTCGACCTCTGGCTCTGCGCCGCCACCGCAGCGGCCGTCGCCGTGATCACCAGACCAACCATCCGCGCAATGGATGGCTGGTGGCTGGGGCTGGCGCTCGGCGCCGCACTGCTGATCAAGTACAACGCAGCCGCCGTCGCCATCGCGGCATGGCTCGGCATCGGCTGGCGGCTGGCCCCCGATCCCCGACTGCTTTGGGCCGTCGTCTGGCGCGCCTTGCTCACCCCGATGCTGCTGGCCGGCTGGTGGTATGCCGTCAACCTGCTGCAATTGGGCGGCCCGTTCTATCCGTTGGGGGTGGCAAATCCACCTGCGATCGGCCCGGTGGCGTTCCGGGAGCTGGCCTACCACGAACCCCATTGGTGGGCGCTGCTCGCCCCGCTGCGCGCCTTCTTCTACGGGGAGACCAACAACCCCCGGCTGTTCGACGGCATGCTCACCCCGCTGCCGCTAGTCGCCCTCTTCGGCTGGAGGCTGCGCGACCGACGCATGCAGGCCCTCGCGCTGGCGGCCCTCTGCTACCTCGCCTTCGCCGTCACCACCGCCATCCGCGCCCGCTACCTGCTGCCGGCGACCCTATTCATGCTGCCGCCGGCGATGCAGCTGCTCGAGGAGTCACCCAAGAGATGGATGCGGGTGTTGCTGCCCGCCGCTTCGCTGGCATGGTCGCTGGCCGTCGATGGGCGCTACCTGATGTGGCTGGCACCATGGGATTACTGGCTGCACGGCCGCGACACCTTCCTCGCCCGCCACCTGCCCGACTACCCGCTGCAGAGATGGGCGGCCAGACACCTGCCGCGAAACGCCCGCCTGCTGCTCATCCTGACCGGGGGCCGAGGCTATTACCTGCAACGCGACTTCCGCTTCCGCATGGGAGACGAGGGATCCCCACCGACGGCAGCGGAGATCCGCTCCTTCGACTACCTGCTCATCCGGCAGAAGAGCGCCGATCGACTCTACGACGGCAACCCAAACTGGCGGCGGTTGCGTCAACGCCTCTGCCCGGTGGCCCGAAGCGGCAGGTTCACATTGTGGCGCAACCGGCCTTGCTCCGACAAGGAGCGGCCGGAAGCATGAGCAGACTCCGCATCCTGCTCTTCACCCACGCCATCGCCCGCCACGCCGACGACCATCCTCAGTTCATCAACGAGCTGGCGTTGGCCTGGCAGCGGGCGGGGCACGAGGTGGAGATCCTCACCGCCTCGCACCACTCGATCGACCGGCAGCGGCTCGATCCACGCCTGCGGGTGACGCTCTACCGCTACGCCCCGAAGCGACTGGAACGGCTGGGCTACGGCGAATCGTTGCGTGAGGACCGACGGCTGGACCGTGCCGCACCACTTCTGGCCCCGCTGCTCTTCCTCGCCGGAACGGCAGCCCTCCGACGAAAAATAGGCTCCATGCGGCCGGATCTCATCCACGTACACTGGGCGCTGCCCAACGGCCCGATGGCCGCACTGGCCACCATCGGAACGGGGGTTCCCTACATCCTCTCCTTTCCCGGGTCGGATGTCACCGTAATACGCGCCCATCCGCTGTTGACGGCGATCGGGCGCTGGTGCTGCGCCCGCGCCTGCGCCCTGACCACCAACAGCCACGATCTGCGCGATGCGGTGGCCGCCTGCGGTGTACCGGCCGCGCGATTCCATTTCGTCCTCTACGGATCGGACGAAGAGATCGTTCCACGCGACGACGACTGCATCGCCCGCATCTGCACCCGATTCGGCATCGACCGCTCCACCACGTTGGTCCTTGCAGTCGGCAGGATGGTGCCCAAGAAAGGATTCCGCTACCTGATCGAAGCGCTCCCCAGAATCGACCGCCTGCTGGGAAGAACCGCACCCTGCACCCTGCTCCTGGTCGGGGAGGGACCTCTGCGGGAGGAGCTGCAGCGGCTGGCCGAACGACTGGGCGTGCGGGAACGGGTCATCTTCGCCGGCAAGGTTGCATATCGCCAACTTCCGCAGTGGTATTGGCTGGCCGACATCCTCGCCATGCCGGCGGTGCGGGAACCGGCCGACGGCCTCAATGTCGTGGTGGTCGAGGCGATGAAGTATGCCCTTCCCGTTGCGGCCACCGATGTCGGCGGCAACGAGCTGGTGGTCCGTGACGGAGAAAACGGGCGCCTCTGTCCGGAGCGGGATCCCGACGGACTGGCACGCTGTCTGGCCGAGCTGATCGAGGATCCGGAGCGGCGCACGAGGATGGGGGCGGCAGGCCGGCGCATCTTCCGCCAGATCGCCTCATGGGACCGGATCGTGGAACAGTACGAACGGCTCTTCCGCACCGCCGCCCGCCGGAGATGAAGATGGATGCGATCGTGGTACGCAACAGCGGATACATCCGGCTGAAGCAGATCACCGACGGCCGGGACGGCCGCCTCTGCATCATGGAGGCCCTGCGTGACATCCCCTTCGCCGTCAAGCGGGTCTACTACATCAACCATCTCGAGAACCGGGTCAGCATCCGGGGGGAGCACGCCCACAAGCAGTTGCAGCAGGCCATCTTCTGCCTGCAAGGAAGCTTCCTCCTGCGCCTCGACGACGGCACCAGACGGCAAGAGATCCTGATGAACCGCGACGACCTCGGAGTCCTTCTCGGCCCGGGGCTGTGGCACACCATGACCGGATTCTCCCCCGGATGCATCCTGCTCGTCGTCGCATCCGACTATTACGACGAAGCGGACTACATACGGGACTACGAGGAGTTCCTGCGCTTCGTCGGGACGGAGAGGGCATGATCCCGTTCACCGATTGTCGCTGCCATCCGGAAGCGCTGCGCCGGCAGATCGACGCCGCGATCGCACGCGTGCTGGAGCGCGGCCGTTACATCCTGGGGGAGGAGGTGGCTACGTTCGAGCAGGCCTTCGCCCGATATCTCGGATCCCGTTTCTGCATTGGTGTCGCATCGGGAACCGACGCCATCACCCTGGCCCTGATGGCACTGCAGATCGGTGACGGCGCGGAGGTGATCACCACCGCGTTGACCGCATACCCTACCATCACCGGCATCGAACGCGCCGGGGCTCGACCGGTGGTGGTGGATGTCGACCCCCACGACGGGCTGATCGACCCGCAGGCCGTCGCCGATGCGATCACGCCACGTACCGAGGCGATCGTCGCCGTCCACCTCTACGGCAAATGTTGCGCCATGGAGCCGTTGCAGGCCATCGCCCGACGCCACGGCCTCGCCCTAATCGAGGATTGCGCCCAGGCCGTCGGAGCGACCCTCGATCGGCACAAAGCCGGCACCATGGGGGAGATCGGCTGCTTCTCCTTCTACCCGACCAAGAACCTCGGTGCCATCGGCGACGGCGGCGCGGTCGTCACCGACTCGGAGAAGCTGGCGGAGCGGTTGCGTATGCTGCGCAACTATGGACAGAGCGACCGCTACCACCACCGGATCCCCGGCCTCAACAGCCGGCTCGACGAGCTGCAGGCGGCGATCCTGCACGCCAAACTACCGTGGCTCGATGAGTGGAACAGACGCAGACGGGAGATCGCCGCCACCTATATGCGAAGGCTTCCCCCATCCATCATCCCTCTGGCTGCGCCAACCGACCACGGCCACGTCCATCACCTCTTCGTCGTCCGTACCCGACGGAGGGAGCAGTTCATGGAACGGATGGCGCAGCAAGGGATCGCAACACTGATCCACTACCCGGTGCCCGCCCACCGCCAACCGGCGATGGCCAGGCACCATCCCCTCCCGCCACGGCTGCCCCATGCCGAGCAACTCGCCGATGAGGTGGTCAGCCTGCCCCTCCACCCTCTGCTGAAGGACGAGACGGTCGAAACCATCATCGAGGCTGCGGCCGCGGCCATACCATGACCTCCCACCCATCGTCCGAGACCCCACCCGAGCTGACCATCGTCATCCCCGTCTTCAACGAGGCCGGGGCGATCGGCCAGGTAGTCCGCAAGGTACGCACACTCCACCCGGAAGCAGAACTCCTGGTGATCGACGACGGATCCGACGACGCCAGCGGCACCATCGCAGAGCAGGCCGGGGCCACGCGAGTCATCCGCCACCCCTACAACAAGGGCAACGGCGCAGCGATCAAGCGGGGCATTCACGAAGCGCGCGGCGCGATCGTGGTGTTGATGGACGGCGACGGCCAGCACGATCCGGCGGACATCGCCCGCATGATCGAACACTTCCCCGAATACGACATGGTGGTCGGGGCGAGGGGGCGGGAAGGTCAGGCCGGCTGGCATCGCGCGTTGGCCAACCGGATCTACAACGGGCTGGCCAGCTACATGACCGACTTTCCCATCGAGGATCTGACCAGCGGCTTCCGCGCCTTCAAGCGGGAGATGATCCTCCCCTACCTCCACCTCTTCCCCAACGGCTTCTCCTACCCGACCACCTCGACCATGGCCATGCTCAAGGCGGGCGCCAACCTGAAATACATCCCGATCCGGACCGCCCCCCGCATCGGCAACAGCAAGATCCGGCTGCTGCACGACGGCTCCCGCTTCTTTCTGATCCTGATGAAACTGGTCACCCTCTTCTCGCCGATGCGCATCTTCCTGCCGGTCTCCGCCCTCTTCGGCAGCATGGGGGCGACCTACTCCATCTACACCCTCTCGCACGGCCGCTTCACCAACATGGCCGCCCTGCTGCTGATCGTGGCGGTGCTGGTCTTCCTGATGGGATTGATCGCGGAGCAACTGGCCGCAATCCACACCCAGGGCCGACGATGAGACGCGCTTCCTCCCGCCTCGCCCCCTTCATCATGCTGGCCGCAGCCCTCTGGCTCGGCGGGATGTTGTGGGAATCGGCGGAGACAATCACCGATCTCTTCCGGACCATCCGTCCGGAACGGCTGGCGACCGCAACGGTGCTGATCCTGCTCTCCCTGCTGACCAACGGCCTCATCTATGCGTTGATCCTGCGCCATGCCTCAGGTGTGCGCATCCCCTTCTCCCGGGTCCTGCGGATCTACTTCCCCTCACAGATCGCCAAATATCTACCGGGCAAGGTGTGGGGCATCATCTATCCGGCGGAACGGATGGCCGCCTCCGTACATCCCCTCCACACCTGGCAGGCCAATGTCGAGGCCATCTTCTGGTCGATGGCCCAGGCCGTGATGGTCACCGTCTGGCTGATCTCCTGGCAATGGGGGGGCGGCATCGGCCTGCTCGCCGGCATCGGCACCCTCTGCGCTCTGTTGGTTCCCGCCATACGCCGTGGATGGGTGGCCCGTACCATCACCGGCATCACCGGCCGTCTCTTTCCCGGCATCACCGGCCGGGCAGGCACCCCGACCGGCAAGGGGTCGATGTGCCTGTTGATCCTGCTGCTGCTCGATACAGTGCTCTACATCACAGCCTGGCGAAACATGCTCCCTGCCGGAAGCGACCTCGGCGAGGCCTGGACGATGGCATCGGCCTATCTACTGGCGTGGAGCGCCGGTGTCCTCGTCTTCATCGTGCCCAACGGCGCCTTCGTGCGGGAGGCGGGCTTCGTCGCCGTCGGCACCCTCTTCGGCGCGCCGCGCGACCAGCTGCTCTTCTATGCGGCCCTCGCCCGCGCCCTCTTCATGGCCGCAGACATCGCCGCCGCACTGCTCGCGCTCGCCGCAGCCAGGATCATACCCGCGACAAGCCCTACCCCCGTTCCGCACGAACGGAGCTTGTCGGAGCGCCCTGCCATCTCCGCGCAAGAGCACCGACCATCGCCGCCCGCCACCTGATGGCGGATCGAACGCCGGCCTCTGCGCCATCCGCCCAAATTCCCTCCACAGACAGATCATCGTGTCATCGTGGCCATGGACGACCGCGCAAAACGGGGGCTTGCACAGGCAAGCGACGGTTTTGTAGGGCGATCGAAGGCCGCGCTCTTCGATCGCGTCAAGCAACAAGTCCATGGACGGCGCCTTGCGGTCTGATCACGGATCGGTTTGCCGCATCCACACCTCGATCGTCGGGGTAAACTGCCGCAAATCATAGGCGGTGAACGGTGGCAGAAAGCCAAGACCGATCATCGGGGAAGCAAATCGGGCCAAAGGCTGCGGCGACAGCTCCGAAGCCAGCCTGTGCCAAGCGCGCGCCTCCCGCCGATCGGGGTAGGAGGCACCCAGGCGCTCGATTTCGGCATACTGCTCGCGATTCACCACCAGAAATCGCCACCCTTCGTCGCCCAACAGATCGGACCAGCGGAAGACCAGATGCCACCGATGGATCGATGCCGGCACCGGCAAGGTGTAGAGATCCCCGCGATACTCCCGTTTGCCCGCGATCTCACTGCCGCGCGGCAGATGTTCCACCAGCCAGAGGGCCGCCCGATCCTGCGGGGCCGGCAAGAGCAGCGCTCTGCTGTAGGCCACATCCGGCACCAGACTTCCCCCGATCGACAGCACCAGCAACAGCAAGGCCCATCCCCTGGTGCGGACTCCACCGCCCCACCTCCGCCAACAACGCCGCAGACCGGCGGCAGCCAACACAGCCAGAAGAGGAAGCAACGGTACGGTGTAACGTACCATCACCCATCCCGCCCCCGCCAGCAGGACACCGTAGGCAACGATCACCCCCCACAACGCCAAATCCTCCCTCCTGCGGAACAAGAGAGCGCAACAGAGCCCTGGCAGCACGAGCAACAGCAGCGGATATCCTACCGCCTGGGGAAGAATCCATGTCGCATATTGCCACCATACCGGACCACGGCCGAGCGCCTGCACGATCGGCTCGGACTGGTAGCCCCACTGTACCCTGAGCCCAGCGAGGAAATCGCTGAAATGGAGCAGCGTATGCGGGGATGCGATCAGATAGCCCGCCACACTCCAACCCATCGCCCGCCACACCATCGCCCTGCCGTCCCTGCTCCACAAACCGGTACTGCTCTGACGACGCAGCATGACCAGATAACCGACGGCCAACACCGCTCCGGGGAAACGGGTGGCAACGGTCGCACCGAGCAGCAGGCCGGCAAACACAAGGTTCTTGTGCAACGCCCCGATCCCGCAGCCGATACGGGCCATCAACCAGAGATTGAGCGCAAACTCCAGTGCAAACAGGGTATCGGGCCGCACCCGTTGGGCCCAGAAGAGATGACCGGGCATCACCGCCACCATCGCCACTGCCAGCAGGGCCGTCCGACGACCGTACAACACGGACGCCGCGACGAAGGTGACCAACAAGGAGGCGATGCTGCAACAGAGCATCACCAGACGCGCCACCACGATGTGACCGCGCATCGTCGCCATCCCCAGTTGATCCGCCAACAGGTTGCAGCCGTGGAGGAAGCTGTAGAACAGCGTCCCCCCATAGATGAAATGTTTGGCGATCAGCCGTCCGTCGAAGAGCCACTCGGCCCAGGCAAGCAGCGCCGCCTCATCCGGGTGGAGGGAAAAGCCGGGATGCAGCCCGTTGGGCAATCCCCAGAACAACGCCACCGAGCGCAACACCAACGCCACGACCACGACCAGAGCGAGCCAGAGCAGAATCCCATCCCGCCGCCCACAGGGTGGACGGTTCCGCGCATGCGCACCGGCTACGGAGACGACCGTCGCACCACCTCCCCGCGTCACCGAAAGAGCAGATCCTCGTACCGACGTCGGGAGAGCACGCGCAGCACCTGCCCAACCTCGATCGGACCGGCGATCCCCTTCCGAGTCAGCCGGAAGATCCGGTATCCGCAACCACCCATCATCCGCAGCAGCGCATCCACGCGCACCCCGAAGCGCTCCTCCATCAACCGGGGATCGAGCTCGATCAACCATGCCGGACGACAACGCCGGATCGTCTCACGGGCCCCACGAAGCGCATGCAGTTCCGCCCCCTGGATATCGAGCTTGACCAGAGCCAACGAAGGCCATGAGCGTGCCTCCATCAGCGCGTCGATCGTCTGCGTCTCCACCTCGACGGCTCCCTTGCCCGATGCAACCGTCAACACATGATCACCGGGATGGAAGGGATTGATGCGCAACGACCCACTGCCGACATGGTCGGAAACGGCGACAGGCAACACCTCCACCCTTCCATCGGCGATCGCTTCCCGCAGGCGGCTGCGCAACCGTCGAAGATTCCGTGCTTCGGGCTCCAGTGCCAACACACGCCCGCCACAGTGTACCCAACGGGCGAAATAGTCGGTGTAGAATCCTATATTCGCCCCGACATCCATGACGTATGCCCCTGGAGGAATCAGCGCCCGAAGATGGCGGGCGGCCGGAGCCTCATAGAAACGTTTGTAGCAGAGATAGCCCCACTCCACCCCCCGGGCCACCCACGGCCGATCGAGCAGACCGATACCGCAGGCGGCGGCATATCCCCGGAGCAACAGCCGCTGCACCCGAGGGAGATCGCCGTCGCCCGTCACCAGAGCGTTCCACACGCCGGCCGCCCGACGTACATCCCGACTCCCGGCGCCGGACTCCTCACGACTGTTTGATCCGACGGAATGCCTTCCAACTCATGCGCAACAGCAGCCAGCCGTGACGCCAACGGTCGATGTTGGTCGAACCGTAGCTGCGACGACGATACCGCACCGGAAGATCGAGAATCTTGAGATTGAGCATCGTCGCACCGAAAAGCAGGTCGAAATCACCGAACGGATCGACGCTGCCCGACTGACGACGCAACCGCTCGATCCGCAGATAATCACGCCGATAGAGCAGTTTGGTCCCGCACAGGGTATCGCGCAACGGCTGATCGAGCAGCCAGGTGAATAGCAGACTGAAAAACTTGTTCCCCACCCGATTCAGGGTCTGCATCGCCTCCTCCTCCATGGGGTAGATCAGGCGACAGCCATTGACGAACTCGGCACGGTTGGAAACGAGGAGACGATAACCTCGCGCCAGATCTTCCGGCGGAACGGTCAGATCGGCATCCAGGATGGCAAGGATCTCCCCCTTGGCCAGTGCAAAGCCGGCACGAACGGCATCCCCCTTGCCCCTGCCCGGCTGGGTCACCGACCGGATGCGCAGTTCCCCTGAGCCATACTGTTCCACCACCCGTGCGATCTCCTCCGCCGTCCCATCCGTCGACCCTCCCTCAACGAAGATCAACTCGGTGAACGCCCCCATGCGAGGCAGACGCCGTACCGCGGCATCGATCGTACCCGCTTCGTTCCGTGCAGGGACGATGACCGAAATCGACGGCTGCTGCGGCAACCGACAGGTCAGCGGACGGGCGATCACACACTGGACCAACCCGAACAGACGCACCCCCGGAAGATGGACCAGCCAGCGGTTGCACAGAGACGCGAGCAGGGGCAGGGGCAAGGGGAGCAGAAGGCGCATCCGGGTGCGTACCGCCTCGAATCCCGAAATCTGAAGGAAGATCCGCAAATCTCCGAGATTGATCCAGTTGTGTATCCCTTCCGGCATTTTCCATCCACAACGCTCGGCCATGGCCAACAGGGGACGCCACAGATGGTTGTAGCTGTTGATCAGGATGCGGGTGCGCGGATGGCAGATCCGTGCCAACCCTTCGAGCACGCCTTGGACATCGACCAGATGGCCCACCAGATCGGAAAGCACGATGTAGTCGAAGGGGGCGGAAAAACCAAGCGCCTGCGCATCCATCACTGCAAGGTGCAGGTCGGGATAGCGCGCTCTGGCGAGCTCCACCATACGCGGGCTGAAGTCGATGCCATACCTGAGACGGTTGGGCAGGGCCGCCAGAAGATCGCCGGTGCCGCAACCGATCTCCAACACCGTGCCATCCTCCGGAATATTGGCCTTGAGCCATCGGATCAGCTCCGAGTAGTAGTACCGGTTCCTGCGCACCCAGCGCGGACGCTCCTCTGCCATGGCGTCGAATCGGGCACGCAAGCTCATCACGGATCCCATCGCCTGAC from Zetaproteobacteria bacterium includes these protein-coding regions:
- a CDS encoding DUF2029 domain-containing protein, producing the protein MSPDKRRALPRHPLAPALLFWGGATIAGVVPPFSRDALNSHLVLPGLWRQHGLLWRDPWLAFTAYPPLADLPYLLFAHRPWDILASCWHATGALATLLLLDRSMRNTGASDGARRWTALLWSTMPTVVALCGWAYVDLWLCAATAAAVAVITRPTIRAMDGWWLGLALGAALLIKYNAAAVAIAAWLGIGWRLAPDPRLLWAVVWRALLTPMLLAGWWYAVNLLQLGGPFYPLGVANPPAIGPVAFRELAYHEPHWWALLAPLRAFFYGETNNPRLFDGMLTPLPLVALFGWRLRDRRMQALALAALCYLAFAVTTAIRARYLLPATLFMLPPAMQLLEESPKRWMRVLLPAASLAWSLAVDGRYLMWLAPWDYWLHGRDTFLARHLPDYPLQRWAARHLPRNARLLLILTGGRGYYLQRDFRFRMGDEGSPPTAAEIRSFDYLLIRQKSADRLYDGNPNWRRLRQRLCPVARSGRFTLWRNRPCSDKERPEA
- a CDS encoding glycosyltransferase family 1 protein; amino-acid sequence: MVPKKGFRYLIEALPRIDRLLGRTAPCTLLLVGEGPLREELQRLAERLGVRERVIFAGKVAYRQLPQWYWLADILAMPAVREPADGLNVVVVEAMKYALPVAATDVGGNELVVRDGENGRLCPERDPDGLARCLAELIEDPERRTRMGAAGRRIFRQIASWDRIVEQYERLFRTAARRR
- a CDS encoding WxcM-like domain-containing protein gives rise to the protein MDAIVVRNSGYIRLKQITDGRDGRLCIMEALRDIPFAVKRVYYINHLENRVSIRGEHAHKQLQQAIFCLQGSFLLRLDDGTRRQEILMNRDDLGVLLGPGLWHTMTGFSPGCILLVVASDYYDEADYIRDYEEFLRFVGTERA
- a CDS encoding DegT/DnrJ/EryC1/StrS family aminotransferase, translating into MIPFTDCRCHPEALRRQIDAAIARVLERGRYILGEEVATFEQAFARYLGSRFCIGVASGTDAITLALMALQIGDGAEVITTALTAYPTITGIERAGARPVVVDVDPHDGLIDPQAVADAITPRTEAIVAVHLYGKCCAMEPLQAIARRHGLALIEDCAQAVGATLDRHKAGTMGEIGCFSFYPTKNLGAIGDGGAVVTDSEKLAERLRMLRNYGQSDRYHHRIPGLNSRLDELQAAILHAKLPWLDEWNRRRREIAATYMRRLPPSIIPLAAPTDHGHVHHLFVVRTRRREQFMERMAQQGIATLIHYPVPAHRQPAMARHHPLPPRLPHAEQLADEVVSLPLHPLLKDETVETIIEAAAAAIP
- a CDS encoding glycosyltransferase family 2 protein, with the translated sequence MTSHPSSETPPELTIVIPVFNEAGAIGQVVRKVRTLHPEAELLVIDDGSDDASGTIAEQAGATRVIRHPYNKGNGAAIKRGIHEARGAIVVLMDGDGQHDPADIARMIEHFPEYDMVVGARGREGQAGWHRALANRIYNGLASYMTDFPIEDLTSGFRAFKREMILPYLHLFPNGFSYPTTSTMAMLKAGANLKYIPIRTAPRIGNSKIRLLHDGSRFFLILMKLVTLFSPMRIFLPVSALFGSMGATYSIYTLSHGRFTNMAALLLIVAVLVFLMGLIAEQLAAIHTQGRR
- a CDS encoding FkbM family methyltransferase, with the protein product MWNALVTGDGDLPRVQRLLLRGYAAACGIGLLDRPWVARGVEWGYLCYKRFYEAPAARHLRALIPPGAYVMDVGANIGFYTDYFARWVHCGGRVLALEPEARNLRRLRSRLREAIADGRVEVLPVAVSDHVGSGSLRINPFHPGDHVLTVASGKGAVEVETQTIDALMEARSWPSLALVKLDIQGAELHALRGARETIRRCRPAWLIELDPRLMEERFGVRVDALLRMMGGCGYRIFRLTRKGIAGPIEVGQVLRVLSRRRYEDLLFR
- a CDS encoding glycosyltransferase, which codes for MSLRARFDAMAEERPRWVRRNRYYYSELIRWLKANIPEDGTVLEIGCGTGDLLAALPNRLRYGIDFSPRMVELARARYPDLHLAVMDAQALGFSAPFDYIVLSDLVGHLVDVQGVLEGLARICHPRTRILINSYNHLWRPLLAMAERCGWKMPEGIHNWINLGDLRIFLQISGFEAVRTRMRLLLPLPLPLLASLCNRWLVHLPGVRLFGLVQCVIARPLTCRLPQQPSISVIVPARNEAGTIDAAVRRLPRMGAFTELIFVEGGSTDGTAEEIARVVEQYGSGELRIRSVTQPGRGKGDAVRAGFALAKGEILAILDADLTVPPEDLARGYRLLVSNRAEFVNGCRLIYPMEEEAMQTLNRVGNKFFSLLFTWLLDQPLRDTLCGTKLLYRRDYLRIERLRRQSGSVDPFGDFDLLFGATMLNLKILDLPVRYRRRSYGSTNIDRWRHGWLLLRMSWKAFRRIKQS